Genomic DNA from Cloeon dipterum chromosome 3, ieCloDipt1.1, whole genome shotgun sequence:
AAGACTCGTAGGGATTGATTGGCAGGAAGGTCGGTCGACGCAGAAACGGTTCCCACTCAGTATATGGATTGGCGTCGCGgcgaacaaaacaaaaagcaagTGTGGCATCACGGTCCGCCAAGCTTTACCTTTCATGTGGAGCCCCGCggataaataacaataaattttattttacaatgatactaaaattgatttttactttgataGTGGAACCCTGTTATTATGTGACGAACGTTTCATTGAATGCTGCCTGATATACCATTTACTTTTCTGCTTTTCactttaattgtttgatttaGAGTGGATATTTTAAAGGCACTAATTAACAACGTTTCTCAATGCTGCCTCATTTAGTACCGGTCCCTATTGAATGAATTGTTTGTTGAGCCAAGCATAAATTCATCTTTAAAATGTGTAATAACTAAATCACAGgcgaggaaaattcaaatctgagATTTTCTCGCAAACTTGAACAACTTCTCCGATGTTTTTCGcatgatttcgattcctctagTTGCGATTTATCCAATAAAGTGCGGCATTGAAGAGGTAAATTCCTCAAAttaatgttgaaataaatcatgtttttttaaaagggaTACATTGATCACTTTCTCATTTGCTTGCTTACTTTGGAATTgattttcacagaaaaagGATAAAGTTAGAATTTTTTGGTCAGTATTTAATCAATGTTACTGGCAGATTGGGAAATAacacttaatttattacttaataaaaagcataattatttgtaattttaaacgtCCAAAGCTAAATATCCCTCATgctacaataaaaatctgaTAGATTGGACGTCACAGATAATGCTCAGGTAAGTACTTAAcgtaaaaatgtcatttttcaataaaaattttacgaacCTGCCGGTCATTCCTCATTCCTCGAATTTTTGAGCTTGCGCGAGTGCCAGCCGAATTTGTTTTAGTAAAATGCTGACATTAATGAGCTTGATTCAAATTTGGCGAAGTGTGCTCGACGCTCGTCAGGCAGCACGAATGTAATCCGGTCATGCTCGGCTGCATTCGAATCAAAATTGATagtcaataaataaaacggcACGGCATATGAATTTCCTGACTGTCCGGTTTGATTGCGAATTTTGCACCGTGTGTGAAAACAATCCAAGCCTGAAGTGTGTCGCTGTGCTTTTTCACCGAGCGGCGGGCGAAGAGGAAGCGTCGATTCATTAGCCGATCAATAATGCATTAAAACTGCGGCCCATTCAACGGCGGGTGACCGACAAATGATCCGACTTTTGTTATTTATGATAAACGCTCTGTCGAGCCTGATAAATTTTGACACACAATTTCCTGACAATCGTGCAATTTATGCACTGCAATTGGAGTGTTTCAACCGGTTTGCTCGATTTGATATTTACGCGTCGTCATAAATTCGTGTCTTTCTGCTAAGCTAATCAACGTTGTCATGTGCGTTTCATTTGCTgggaatttgattttaattgagcggattaatatttttcgcttaaaaaaaatgtaaatttacgACCATAATTCACGATTCTAACGATTTTTATTGCCCTGCTTTGCTGGCAGACTTAATTAACACGCCTTACTTATTTCATACGCAAAAATCACCCCAATGATTGTGAGAGGGGACTTCATTTTCATAaaccaaaagagaaaaatgctatttttaatacatattttgactGCCTTTAAGTTAATCTCAAGCTGCAAAACTGAATATCAAAAGTTTCTGCAGGTTTggtaattcaataattttagagagaaaagaaaataaaaatttgtttctcttACCTTTGCTGAACAGGCGTTTTCATGGAATTCGGAGTGGGACACTCGTTCCTCTGTGTCTTGGGGGTTGCCTGGTTGTTTTTTGGGGTTGTCAATGGAGACCTGACTGAGTTAGGCGCCTGCGGAGTTCTGGGCACTGCACGACAactcaatttatatttgtgcCAACAGTTAAATTAAGCTTTTACCTGGAGGAGGATTACGACGAGCTGGGGTTTGCACTTCATTTGCCATCTTGAGCCGTTTGGAGATCCTCTCGGGAACCTCAGGAGCAGCCTGTCTCTTCACGCCACCAGGCCTTGGAGAACGATTTCGCAGGCTTCCTAAAGGTATGTTTTACAATTCTTGATTCTAACAagtaatttttactcaataatctcgtttaaattacaaaatggtATAAATGGTCGCTTTAAAAGggccttaaaaattaaaagaagttCATATCAAAAGTTAGGAGGgagttttttaaaaaggggGACGAAAATGACTACAAATAAGTTTTTAGACAAGgtcgataaaaaaatcaaagttgtAAACTACTAAATGTTGCatgtgaaaaaatttgagGAATGAAATTCTTCTTTCTGAAGGAAATAATGTCTTATGGCTGCAACTGCTGCccatattataaaaaaaggattttggcAAAGTTCtttcaaaaacttttcatGGCAGggagtgaaaattatttttttatgataaataaacGAGATTCTACTAGCCTGCTCGTGTGATTCTAGTTGGAGTTGCCGATTCTTCGCTCCTCTTTTTCAACTCCTGGTCCTCAGGACGTAATGGCGCCTTGGGTTTGATCATGGGACACCTCAGCCTGGGGAGAAGCTTGCCCTTGTCCTTCCGCATACGTAGCAACACGTATGTGCTGGTCTTTTCATCATACTTCCACTTCTTCAACTCCAGGGCCatcttaaaagcatattaaatttttagtttgctatttctttttgtctaattaataataaattcaccTTGCTCTCTTCCATATTGAAAGCTTTGGACATCATGGTGACTATCTCACTGTCCAGATTGTCCagctaaataatatttttagtgaatggtccaaaaagtgcagcagaACCTTACAAAGCAAGGCATTTTCCACATCACAGGCTTCAGGCCGCCAGCGACCACCCAGGGGTGCGAGCAGAGTTCATCGATTGTGATTCGTCGGTTCACATTCACGTCTAGCATTCGGTGCAAAATGTTGGACGCATCGGCCGTCAGCGATTTAGACACAAAGAATCTTCCTTTCTACatggaaatatattaaaatattttgtttttaacatttaatttgcagtAATCGCACCTGAATCTTGTTGTGCAGATTTTGAATATTCTTATCTTCGAATGGAAGCTCTCCACACAGCAGTGTAAACAGAACTACTCCCATGCTCCAGATGTCTGCTTTTGGgcctggaaatttaaatgagacGTCAGTGTGTGGTTTTGCTATTCTTACTATTAGAGCAGTGACCTAATGAGAAACAATTGAcaaattcaagtttttcaaGAAAGGACCTTTGCAAACTCTTGGcggattcttttaaattttatttatcttcaattattaaggttgaataaaaaaatctttaaattttattgatttatttaaaaatagctggATCCACTGGATTACCCAAAGAAATGTTTATGATCCCCATTAAAATATAGGTTATGGGTAACAAAGATCACACCATTATTGAAATTTGGAGCTTGGAAAATTCTCGTTTCTTCCAACCCATTTAATTGTTGTAACAATTACTACAAAAGAGCCAAATTAGAATGAAACCATTCTTGAACCCATTGTAATATTTGTAGAAGCAATTTGTGTAGTCATGTAGGATTGggtttttctttgtttgatgtatttcattaatttaaatattggtctttgtttattttacttcttaataaattatatttgtgatGTTGAGTAAACGTGCTCAATCTTTCTTTTGTATTACACTATAAATTATGATACccatttttaagaatatatttaaaattttcaacccatAGGGTCACACTAAGTTGGGTCCTAAACGGAGTACCTGACTTCAAATGGCCAACTTTAAGTCCGAAgtaaaaaacctaaaattttaattattttcaaaggtCATGCACAGCACACAGCACAGTAGTGGCTTCTAACCagaatttttacttcaaacaaaaattatcaattttaaacttggTGCACTTATGCATAATTTCATGGGCTGAATTTAGTGTTTAATCCTCATGAAAACAAATCGGACGGAGTGGTTATCACCCTGATTCTTGCCGCCATAAAAACCAGTCCAATTAGCCTCTAGCATGGAATTTCAGGTCAATTACTTCTACATTAATTACCGTAATACTGCACTCCACGAAGCAGTTCAGGTGCAGCGTAAGCGTACGAGCCACAGCAAGTGGCCAACTGCTCATCCAGGCCACCAGCAGGGTTGGCGCACAAgccaaaatcaatcaatttcacTCTGTTGTTCTCGTCCAAAAGCatgttttcctattttaacaaaaattaccaCAAGGATGCTTACAAGggattttaaaactataccGGCTTGATGTCTCTGTGGGCATATCCTTTTTGGTGGATGTAAGCTACTCCACTGAGCATGTCCCGGAAAAATTTCCTTGCTTGGCATTCCGTCAGGTCCTGAGACTTAACTGaaaagtgagttttttttataaaaatccagACTACATTTATTCATCATTACCAATATAATCAAACAGCTCTGATCCAGCGCAATATTCCAGCACTAGATAAATTCTTGTGTTGGTTTCAATCACTTGGAGTAGCCGACAGACATTGGGATGGTCAAATGACTTGAGGGCCTCGATTTCTTTGTAAATTCGCTTTAATTCCGgctaaaattatcatttatttattcaaatgcaaaCTATTAACAGAATTTAAGTTTCTTACCCCAATGACAATTTTGTCCATGCACTTGATAGCCACACTGAGGTTGGTGAGGCGGTGTCGGGCTAATTTGACTTTGGCGAATCCACCCTGGCCAAGGGTCTCCCCCAGGTCGAAGTGCGCTTGCAGCTCACTCAGGATAGGCTCGTGCTTCGTGTCTTCCTCATCAACAAACAGTCTCTCCGAGTCGTCAGTCGCATTTTCTGCAATAGGaaagtaaaatacaaaattaatccgTTGAACTTACTTAATAACACAGAAGAAACCCAGTGGTTATATTAAGTTCGATGAAATGAATGAAAGCAACGTTTACCGATGGACGGGTCCGATTTGGAAGACATTTTGACAGCGTTAGAATAACTTCACAGCAGTTTTGAAAGGAAACATGCGGTTTTAAAGATctaaaaagctaaaatattcTGCAGATCGTCGTTATTTTCCAGTGCAGCTGACACTCCCTACAACTAGTGCCACACTTTAGCGCCAAACAACGGCAACCAATCAGGTTAAGGGGGGCGTGGTTGGTAAACAAGACGAGCTCCACCGACGATAAGAGCTCTGTCTGGTTCAGTCCAGCtctagttttaataattataaatttaaaacatctaCCTCACAATGAATTGGTCCAGGTTGTGCTCTGCTTTATGGAGCAAATCTCTCAGGTTTATTTTGACACCTGTCACCACGCAAATCTCGAGGACCGCCGTGCAACGGCTGTCACCTTCCTCCTGGTCTAGACGTTTTTGCTCATTCTCGTCACCAAAGCAATTTCACAATCAAAATTAcagtaaatttattctaatctCTGGCGTAATGTCATTTTTGGGAttggaaaaagagaaagaggagAAAGATGATGAGCTGATAATGACTCTAAAAAGATCCGTCCTTTTAATGCAGGTTTGtgggttaatttatttaaaaattagtaataaaatgttaatgtgTTCATGCATGTGTGTTATGCAAAGTATAATAATTAGAGGGGCTAGACACACCTAAATTTTCGCGATTTCATTGAAACTTTTAGAAATGTTGTAAATTTCCATCCTTTAACCATGTATGTATAAAGTTatgtgtgaatttttttagatctGCCAAATGAGCTCATTAAGATCTGCTTAAATTAGTAATTAAAAGGACCTGAATaattcttattgttagattaatctatattaaaataatttttagcaaggGGACCTGGCCAAAGCTGAACAAATGCTACACTTGGCTCTGCGCTTGGCCCAGGAAAGGATGTCCGTGGATGGAATTACTTACACATATGACCTGATGGCGAATTTGGCGCTGGAGAGGGGTGAACTGGCGAAGGCAGAAAAGCTATTCCTGACTGTGATGAATAGGCTTCTAGTCGCTGGAGCTCAAGAGAATGACAACAAAATCTTACATATGAGTATCAAGCTGGCAAACATCTTTGCCGACGGATTTTTTGAAGGGAAAGATGCAAGCAAGGCTCAGGAGCTGTGCTCCAAAGCACATAATGGATATGAGTGAGTTTAAAACTaacaggaaataataaaataataattttgttttcaagtttTTGCAAAGAGAGGCTGCAGAAGAAAATTGACTCTGGTGACAACGACAGCGACACGTATCTGCTGCTCAGTTTGGCCTATGAGGGTGAAGGACGATTGTATGCAGGACAAGAGATGCTGCCTAAAGCCCGGCTAAGCTATGAAAAAGCACTCGAGTGGAGCAAAAGAGGCAAAGACACCGACGAGCGGATGTCATCACTTCTTGGCTACCTCGGCTACATAAGCGGCATGCAAGCTGAAATTCCTGCTGCTATGCATTACCTGGAGGAGGCGATCGCGATTGCCAGGAAAAACAATGGTGAACAATTGCAATCAATGCTTGTTAATTTGGGTATGCTTAAATTATACAATGGAGCTCTGGCTGAAGCTAGAAACAGTTGCAAAGAGGGCTTTAATTTATCCCGACAGGCCAAAGACTCTGAAACGGAAAATGAAGCTGTTCGGTGTTTAGAAGAAGTTAAtgtagcttttaaaaataaaaaataagtagcGTTTTCATTGAgataatatgtttttaatctgttagacttttaaattttaatttgcgctCCAGGAGTGAATCTCTATAATGAAaaccttaaaattatatttactcAGGGAAGTTATgagctttattatttattgaatatgTGTACTTTGTTCCAAAAATAAAGGGAGTAAACAATGTTAATCATATTctgtattattaaatttacttcatattttgaaaatattggaaataacatcaattttttaatgccaacaagaaaaaaatcaaaagttaaaCTGAATCAGTTCTTGGAATTAGCActgtttttgagaaattgagaTTCTCTTTTcagaaaatgaacaaattaatttgataggATCATAGTACTTTGcgcgggtacaaattttcaacccaaacccgcaccgaacccgcttatttcgtaccgcacccatgtcttttttcaaaatttgaacccgcaccaaaccgcacTTCGctaacccgcacccgcaatccgccatattgaattTACTAGCAGGGGGGTCACAATCCGCACCGCCTCTATAATTAACTACGCAGCTTTTGGCACAAAAACTTTACTGGTCATCGAGGatcaaaatatctaaatttgaagattaaaatatagagttttaataaacatatttaattttctctccgATCAAAATTCCACTTTCAGTATAACTGTCGAGAATGCTTATGAGTTTTTCATCCACGAACCAGCTGATTGATTCGTTGTTAATATTAGCGCCGGAGAAAAAGGCAGTCACGTCTGGAAACTCTTCATTAGTTGTCCTTCCATTCCTCAAACTTTTTGCAAGCGTGGAATATTCACTTCTTCGATCATTTAAGTAGAACTTCAAGGTCGTCAAATTGCTCAGGCACGCTGCCGCGCATTTGATGAACTCAACGATTCCATTAAATAGGTCCACGTTGACGAAAAGTGCAAAGGATTCGACCTCCAGATCTATGACGAGAGTCTTGAGCTTCTGTAGGAAATCTTTCTCGGCCACTTTTGAAGTTAGTTTAATCAGATCTTCGAGGCAGGGGTCGCTCAGGATGACTTTCTCTAAGTCAGGCGCACTCAAAATATTCACCATCTCGTCGCTGCTTCCGTCCGGGCTGCGAATGAATATAGgaaaaatgaagttaaaactgaaaatccataaatgaaaaacacatttaaaattatatgtgaAGATCACCATAggtataaaaatgtatttataaaaaaaatatttttcgtatcGACTATTTAGACCATTTTGGGTGTTTTATGGAATTCTCGAGTTTGAAAAGTGGACCATAAAAGCCTAATTTAAACTGGGTGAGTCGTGCGTAGGTgtcaaaaggaaaaacaaacgACAGTCTGAAATTCCCAACcttgttgtaaaataatactTACAACGAGAAATTCAATTCGACTTCTTTTAGACGAGCGTAAAATGTGATCGGTTCTGGGTCGTTGATGACTAGCCACAGCCGTAGTCTCTCAAGCAAAGGGCAAGCagtgaaaatgtaatttaaattcaggaaCGGTTCCATCTGGCGGTCGTCGTGTTGGATGTTCAGTGCGTTTAATTTAGCTCCGAAGGTGTCAATAAAGCGGAACATAACCTCGGTCGGGAAGTCGAGCATAGTCAAGCTCTCAATATTGGTGAACTGCAGAATGTAATTCAAACTCTTCCAATCCCAGTCTGGGTCTTCGCACCAATGCATCTGAAATAATTGCAAGCGTTAAATGGACTTGTAactatcaaaataatatctattaaataattaatatcaatcaTATTTTTGTACCATCAAGTCAGTGACGTGAGGATGTGTTATGTGAATGTCCTCCTCTGGGTAATCGAACGGTATATTGATAAGTATCATTAAGTGTCGCAGATTTGAGTATCCAGGGACTACTTCATTTGGAGTAGAGGGGTCGTAATCTTCTTTCGGACGGAAGAGCTCAGAATACTGATGTAAAACATGCAAATTCGAAAGATTCCTCTTCCTCATGCACTCTATTTTAAGAGTTTCATTGTTCCTTGCCGTGTAGATAAACTCTTTCAAATTCGACATGCTTCTTTTCAATATTGCCGCACATTCGACACgatcataattaaaatcgtcCAAGTCGTCAAAGCTGTCTGGGAAGTTGATACTGAGGATTTGCAGGCCTGGCAGATTTTCGCACAGTTGGAAAACGTCTTTTATTTCGAAGCAGCACCATTCATCCAGCTGAAGGACCCGCAGATTTGTAAGCTGGTACAGCGCCTTCAACATCTCAGCATCCACGAGCGAATCGAATTTTCTGTAGTACCGACGTGTTTTGCTCGACACCAAAAGCTCTTCGATATTGGGAGTAAACTGCGAAATCCTAATCACTGCCTGCAAACAGTAGGCGAAATGATGAATAGAGAttctaaattattcttttgttAATACAAaccgattttaaatattggtaTTTCAGCCGAATCGGACAGAAAGACAAAAAGGCGGTCAAGTCGATGACCTTGAGACCAAGCGCCAAGTAGAGCTCCAGAGCAGGGCACATCAAGATTTTCATGTTCATTTCCTCCCGAATCAGACTCGTGCACTCATTAGTCATTAAGTATTTCACAACCTTCACAAGCATGGgtaaagctaaaaaataaaatgtatagaaataaaataaaaattgactggaattttctttaataaacattgtttttttttatttttgcctgcACGTAACGCCCCGCCAGCCGGAAATTTTTGGGGTTACGTGGTCAGCCGCTTAAGCCATACCGTGAAtagaaaaaagaagaagagagCTCGTTGTCAGAACTGTGCCATAATACTTcagacaattatttaatttaaaactaatgcatgaaattttgtttttgtgcaaaaattttcgattaaaaAGTTCTTGCTGTAGTTTTTagccattaaattttttaccaatggTCTCGTTTAATGATTAAATCAACGCAAGTGTTCTGGTATACGTGTATTATTTATGGTACTATGCCGACACTGTTATTGATTCCTGCTGCTTTCAGGCCatcatattaaaattgcaataaggCTAAGTGTGCAGATCAACACATCTGTGCTTGTCTCAAGTGCTGGCCAAAATTGATAAGGACCCGCCCTGCGTGAATAATGAGAGATTAAGTCTCAAGGTCGTGGCAGTAAGTGGTGGGATTATACATCATAGGCTATCTTGTATTGTCGACTGCTCagaattcattcattttcacGACTGCTCGTGCTTTCTGCGTGAAAATAATGGCTGAAGATTTGCGTACTTTTGTGACAAAGGAAGAGGTGCTGGCCGTCGCGCAGCAAATGCATGGAGCAGAGGTCGAGATTTCAGACTACGATGTGGAAAAGGGCACCAGCAGCGTGCAAGGCTTTCTCTCCAACATACTCAGGGTGAGCTTCAGGGCCAGGGTGGGCCAGCGGAACGTGACCTCCAAGTTTGTGGTGAAGAGGAAGCCGATCCTCGAGAGCCAGCTGTCGACGGTGGGCGAAATGCAGGCATTCGAAAACGAGATTGGCTTTTTCAAGCTCTGCGCGCCCCATCTGCGCGAACGGTGCCCTGACCTTCCGGCGGTCACCTGCTACCTGACCGACGAGAAGAACAGTATTATCTACATGGAGGACCTGAAAGAAAGTGGCTACGTCGCCCTGGTCAGGAACATTGGCGACCTCAAGCACGACATTCTGACCGAGCGACACCTGGACCTGGTGATGCGCACCCTGGCCAAGTTCCACAGCGCCTCTCTAGGCATCGACTGGCTCGAGAAACTGCCCAGTCTCTTCAAAGAGGACGCCATGTTCACGTCAGGCGCCGAAatgatcaaaaatttgtacGCCAATCTGCCGAGAAGGCGCTGGTACCGATCACCGAGCACCACTTTAAAGGAAACGCGATCACTTTTGCAGGAGCTCCCGATGGGTCACTTCCGAAGACTTTTTCCTGGCGCTCAAAGTCATCTGCGAGCCGGACCCTGCGGGCTTGAACGTCGTGTGCCACGGCGACGGCTGGGTCAACAACATGATGTTCAAGCTCGACCCTGACAGCGGAGAGCCGCTGAGCATCAAACTGATCGACTTTCAGATCTGCAGATACACGCCTGGCAACCGAGACCTGATGGACTTCTTGTACACGGTTTGCCCTGCTGAGGTGCGCAAGAAAAACGAAAAGCGGCTGCTGCGAGTGTACTGGGACACGTTTGTGGCTGAATGCAAAGAGCGCGGGGTGCCGGTGGCGCAGGACTGGGAGAAATTTTATCAGAATTTTGACCGAAACCGGGCCTTTGGTCTCATGATGGCGGTGTGCCTGCGTCCCTCGATTTTCGTGAAAGGCACGTTTCCCGAGGGTGACGAGGCTTTGACGGATGACCACATCAACACAGCACTCGAGGGGGGAAGTGAGGTCAGCGACATGATCAGGGAATTTGATCATAATCCAGAGTTTCGAGCCGAGATGATCAGCCTTATCGAGGAAACAGCtgaattgttttataaatattacgCTTGACCTTTTATTTGTCAAGTTGTGATAGAAATTATACATTATATATTAATCGTTGAATCAATGTACAGATTTCAATAATGTTACATCAGGGCAAAACAATCAAACACGATTTTACCGATTATATACAAAAAtgcaagtgattttttaatttgagtttcTAAAATATGATACAATGTACAATCATCTTTTGCGACTCGTCAAATGGATATATTTTGACTAAACAGTCATATTTGGGGGTTTGTCATCATTATTGTCGTCTCGTTGCTGcttatttccctttttcttCATCTCCTGATCCTTCTCCCACAATATGTCAAGCTCGATCTTCACTTCGTCATCGGTTGGCCTTCTGCCAAGCCGTTTTGTCAGCTCTATCAATACTCCGCCGCGCCTCATGTTGTTGAAATAGCTTCTGGTagacataattttcttttggtttCCTCCCATTCTATTGTACTTCAGTGGAACGCTGGAAAttgtcacaaaattaaaatatttgaatattacaaaattaatttaaacaatttcgttcagactaaaaattgtaatatgaCTGTTTTataaatggtttaaatttcaattaccctttatttcaatcaaaaaatgcTATCGATAATCTTTCTACGAGTCCGGATTTCCAGTTGCTTAGCCGCAGTTTTGAAAACACCTATTCACGtaattcctaaaaaaatattttttcacataaTATATTAGCTCGTTTGGGAAGCACGCGGTAATCCTGACACACTTACGTTAAATGCTGAATTGTCCGATCCTTATTAGAAGCACAGTTAAAAGATGCAGTTTAAACAGAGGGGACACGATGCGCGTAATAAAATTGACGAAGCGTCCGTGAAACATTCAATGCATGAGAGGGAAATGCTTATGgccacaaatatttcaaaactctCAAGCATCTTTATGTatatagaaagaaaaaatgtgtttcccTCATCTACACTGCATCGAAGTAGCTCTAACTTGCGAATATCCTTTTTCCTTACAGTGTTGCATGTCGTAAATTTATCTATCATCCCAGCTTCTAGGAAAATAAtctattcaaaatatttaccataAACAAATATGTATTGGCATACAGCAGGCCAAACATTAAATATATGATCGgagctgtaaataaaaatggatttattgcttaaaatatatattagtgctattaaatttattttattatatttcatagAAAATCTTGCCTCCTTAtactttaataaattggatattagtttaaattgaaGGTTTCAGCCGCGTAATTGTAGGCAACGGTTAGCTGAACCGGATTAGCCTATATCTGGCGTCTAGCGCGCGGCTAATAAACTTTTGATTAATGGCCGAAAGGTGGAAGGGTCGGTGGCCAATTTTTTCTGTGGCATTTTTCGATTCTTCTCTCACGACTTTGACCGGCGCTGCTGGCGTGGCTGGAGCAGCTTT
This window encodes:
- the LOC135939784 gene encoding maternal embryonic leucine zipper kinase-like, which encodes MSSKSDPSIENATDDSERLFVDEEDTKHEPILSELQAHFDLGETLGQGGFAKVKLARHRLTNLSVAIKCMDKIVIGPELKRIYKEIEALKSFDHPNVCRLLQVIETNTRIYLVLEYCAGSELFDYIVKSQDLTECQARKFFRDMLSGVAYIHQKGYAHRDIKPENMLLDENNRVKLIDFGLCANPAGGLDEQLATCCGSYAYAAPELLRGVQYYGPKADIWSMGVVLFTLLCGELPFEDKNIQNLHNKIQKGRFFVSKSLTADASNILHRMLDVNVNRRITIDELCSHPWVVAGGLKPVMWKMPCFLDNLDSEIVTMMSKAFNMEESKMALELKKWKYDEKTSTYVLLRMRKDKGKLLPRLRCPMIKPKAPLRPEDQELKKRSEESATPTRITRAGSLRNRSPRPGGVKRQAAPEVPERISKRLKMANEVQTPARRNPPPVPRTPQAPNSVRSPLTTPKNNQATPKTQRNECPTPNSMKTPVQQRIEAKETPSTRKRVMNAINSIFRTPGPKNQKDTPKVLDEKAMNNVSTTACDDPDRVLRELRFALRKQNILCQQKGYTLEGRIRNTDGKVRLSFELEICFVGPTKQVGIRRKRLKGDVWCYKQVLEQVLALTSLNQKAK
- the LOC135939785 gene encoding uncharacterized protein LOC135939785 → MFIKENSSQFLFYFYTFYFLALPMLVKVVKYLMTNECTSLIREEMNMKILMCPALELYLALGLKVIDLTAFLSFCPIRLKYQYLKSAVIRISQFTPNIEELLVSSKTRRYYRKFDSLVDAEMLKALYQLTNLRVLQLDEWCCFEIKDVFQLCENLPGLQILSINFPDSFDDLDDFNYDRVECAAILKRSMSNLKEFIYTARNNETLKIECMRKRNLSNLHVLHQYSELFRPKEDYDPSTPNEVVPGYSNLRHLMILINIPFDYPEEDIHITHPHVTDLMMHWCEDPDWDWKSLNYILQFTNIESLTMLDFPTEVMFRFIDTFGAKLNALNIQHDDRQMEPFLNLNYIFTACPLLERLRLWLVINDPEPITFYARLKEVELNFSFPDGSSDEMVNILSAPDLEKVILSDPCLEDLIKLTSKVAEKDFLQKLKTLVIDLEVESFALFVNVDLFNGIVEFIKCAAACLSNLTTLKFYLNDRRSEYSTLAKSLRNGRTTNEEFPDVTAFFSGANINNESISWFVDEKLISILDSYTESGILIGEKIKYVY
- the LOC135939786 gene encoding tetratricopeptide repeat protein 19 homolog, mitochondrial-like; translation: MNWSRLCSALWSKSLRFILTPVTTQISRTAVQRLSPSSWSRRFCSFSSPKQFHNQNYSKFILISGVMSFLGLEKEKEEKDDELIMTLKRSVLLMQQGDLAKAEQMLHLALRLAQERMSVDGITYTYDLMANLALERGELAKAEKLFLTVMNRLLVAGAQENDNKILHMSIKLANIFADGFFEGKDASKAQELCSKAHNGYDFCKERLQKKIDSGDNDSDTYLLLSLAYEGEGRLYAGQEMLPKARLSYEKALEWSKRGKDTDERMSSLLGYLGYISGMQAEIPAAMHYLEEAIAIARKNNGEQLQSMLVNLGMLKLYNGALAEARNSCKEGFNLSRQAKDSETENEAVRCLEEVNVAFKNKK